The nucleotide window TTGCTTTCCCGAACGGTTATTTATAAATTTATAAATTATTCCATATAAGTTTTTGTTTCTCTTAATTGCCGGCCATATTTTAAGATCACAAATTGACGCTATCCTTCCCTTTAAGCTATTGTTATAAATAATTAGCCCTCTTCTCTCTCTTCTATTTTCCATCCATCTTTTTTTGTATGCATCATCTCCACGAAGAAAGTCTATTTCCACGACTTTATCTGTATCCAGAACATATTTTATCATCTCGGTTAACCAAATTCCACCCACACCCAGACTGAGAAATTCTTTATCGTACGCTGTTTTTTCAAAACAGGCGACCTTATTGTGAACAATTGCAAACCCAGCGGCAACAGGTTTATCCTCTATCATTACAATCCCCAGTCTCAACAGACCTTTTCGGGCAAAACCATTCATCAAATCAATATAAAAATGCGGTCCTACACTCTCATTTTTTTTCCAGCTTTTACTATAAACATCAAAATAAATATTAATATACTCTTCGATCCCATCAGGGTGTTTAACCATGATAAATTGCATTTCACCCTTTTTTCGCGTTTTCTTATAATTTTTTTTTATACTAGCCCGCAAGTTTCTTGAACGATTTTTGAAAAATATGTCACTCGATATTGCTTTTCCCCTTGAATACCAATTACCAAAACATGAATATGGTTTTGTTTTATACCTGCGATTTGATACTATCCATTCATTTATCGCTTTATATAAATCATGCTCCTCAGGAATTGCATCAAAATCCATGATATCCCATTTGATATTTTTAGCTATATAATTAAAAAACCGGGCTACGAATTCTTTCCGCTCGGATAGGTCTTTACTTTTAAAAAGGAATAATTTAACAGGTGAATATACATTTCCTATGATTTGCAGTTTAACGAC belongs to Desulfobacula toluolica Tol2 and includes:
- a CDS encoding GNAT family N-acetyltransferase, whose translation is MKNNWKIKDVTSLEELANFKVEVDSLALLQDSYQPYLDFDWFVLWLKHFKKKNQVHFFLIYKGNKIQGIAPLIIKKERYKGINVVKLQIIGNVYSPVKLFLFKSKDLSERKEFVARFFNYIAKNIKWDIMDFDAIPEEHDLYKAINEWIVSNRRYKTKPYSCFGNWYSRGKAISSDIFFKNRSRNLRASIKKNYKKTRKKGEMQFIMVKHPDGIEEYINIYFDVYSKSWKKNESVGPHFYIDLMNGFARKGLLRLGIVMIEDKPVAAGFAIVHNKVACFEKTAYDKEFLSLGVGGIWLTEMIKYVLDTDKVVEIDFLRGDDAYKKRWMENRRERRGLIIYNNSLKGRIASICDLKIWPAIKRNKNLYGIIYKFINNRSGKQPHHT